In one window of Macadamia integrifolia cultivar HAES 741 chromosome 2, SCU_Mint_v3, whole genome shotgun sequence DNA:
- the LOC122092333 gene encoding nifU-like protein 4, mitochondrial: MRSFTRLFTRIVRSRRELHREDKALFSSRRLFFASSTRAYLFHQNQNKFAAFNPSNSLPASSSNFTKWGLFGGQKRSMFIQTQTTPNPSSLMFYPGKPVMEVGSADFPNARSAMNSPLAKALYGIDGITRVFFGSDFITVTKSDDVSWDLLKPEIFAAIMDFYTSGEPLFLDSSVAASMDNVIHEDDSETVAMIKELLETRIRPAVQDDGGDIEYRGYDPETGVVKLRMQGACSGCPSSSVTLKSGIENMLMHYVPEVKGVEQELDDEDEAENLTSQMD, from the exons ATGAGGAGCTTCACAAGATTGTTTACTCGAATCGTTCGAAGTAGAAGAGAACTCCATAGAGAAGATAAGGCCCTTTTCTCTAGTCGTCGcctcttctttgcttcttctACAAGAGCTTATTTATTTCACCAGAATCAAAACAAATTTGCCGCTTTCAATCCATCAAATTCATTGCCCgcatcatcatccaacttcACAAAATGGGGCCTTTTTGGAG GACAGAAGAGGAGCATGTTTATTCAAACCCAGACGACACCAAACCCTTCGTCTCTTATGTTCTACCCTGGGAAACCAGTCATGGAAGTTGGAAGTGCAGACTTTCCAAATGCTCGTTCAGCCATGAATTCTCCTCTAGCAAAAGCTCTCTATGGCATTGATG gaATTACTCGAGTATTCTTTGGATCAGATTTTATAACTGTGACAAAGTCAGATGATGTGTCTTGGGATCTCCTAAAACCTGAAATTTTTGCAGCAATCATGGACTTCTATACTTCTGGAGAGCCACTGTTTCTAGACTCTAGTGTGGCAGCTTCCATGGACAATGTgattcatgag GATGATTCAGAGACAGTTGCGATGATCAAAGAACTACTAGAGACTCGTATACGACCAGCAGTGCAAGATGATGGTGGGGACATTGAGTATCGAGGATACGATCC AGAAACTGGAGTGGTCAAACTGAGGATGCAAGGAGCCTGCAGTGGCTGTCCTAGTTCATCAGTGACTCTGAAATCAGGCATTGAAAACATGCTCATGCATTATGTACCAGAG GTTAAAGGTGTCGAACAAGAactagatgatgaagatgaagcaGAAAATCTTACCAGCCAGATGGATTAA